One window from the genome of Streptomyces sp. WZ-12 encodes:
- a CDS encoding peptidoglycan-binding domain-containing protein: MRRSGRRGPAVLLALAALTLATACHPVRATPLLAPGAHGPAVRDLQARLAQLRLLDHAPTGRYATETATALRAFQQQAGLPPTGTYTTTDRTALNSRTRKPEHDELHYQGTFRNRTAKPPRGPGNPP, encoded by the coding sequence ATGCGGCGAAGCGGGAGACGAGGACCGGCGGTACTGCTGGCGCTGGCGGCACTGACCCTGGCGACGGCCTGTCACCCGGTGCGGGCCACGCCGCTCCTGGCGCCCGGCGCGCACGGCCCCGCCGTCCGCGACCTCCAGGCCCGCCTGGCCCAATTGCGCCTGCTCGACCACGCCCCCACGGGCCGCTACGCCACCGAAACGGCCACCGCACTCCGCGCGTTCCAACAACAGGCCGGCCTACCCCCAACCGGTACCTACACCACCACGGACCGCACGGCCCTCAACTCCCGTACCCGCAAGCCAGAACACGACGAGCTCCACTACCAGGGAACGTTCAGGAATCGGACAGCCAAGCCGCCGCGAGGCCCAGGGAACCCGCCCTGA
- a CDS encoding acyl-CoA mutase large subunit family protein produces MARYSESGLPIEPVYGPAALAGWDPDAALGGPGEYPYTRGVYPSMYTGRPWTMRQYAGFGTARESNARYRQLIEHGTTGLSVAFDLPTQMGHDSDTPIAAGEVGKVGVAIDSVEDMEVLFGGIPLGTVSTSMTINAPAAVLLLMYQLVGEEQGMRGHQLNGTVQNDVLKEYIARGTYIYPPQPSLRLTADIFRYCRAEIPRWNTISISGYHMAEAGASPAQEIAFTLANGIAYVRTALAAGMDVDDFAPRLSFFFVARTTLLEEVAKFRAARRIWARVMREEFGARDPKSQMLRFHTQTAGVQLTAQQPEVNLARVTVQGLAAVLGGTQSLHTNSFDEAIALPTEKAARLALRTQQVLAHETDITATVDPFAGSYAVEALTDAMEEAVLALMARVEEFGGAVAAIERGFQKDEIERNAYRIARETDAGERVVVGVNRFRTDEEEPYEPLRVDPAIEAQQAGRLARLRERRNRTAVAAALGALRKAAEGTDNVLYPMREALRARATLGEVCDALREVWGTYVPTDAF; encoded by the coding sequence ATGGCGCGGTACAGCGAGAGCGGGCTGCCCATCGAGCCGGTGTACGGGCCGGCGGCGCTGGCGGGTTGGGACCCGGACGCCGCGCTGGGCGGGCCGGGGGAGTACCCGTACACCCGCGGGGTCTACCCGTCGATGTATACGGGGCGGCCCTGGACGATGCGGCAGTACGCCGGGTTCGGGACGGCCCGGGAGTCCAACGCGCGCTACCGGCAGTTGATCGAGCACGGGACGACCGGGCTGTCGGTCGCCTTCGACCTCCCGACGCAGATGGGCCACGACTCCGACACCCCGATCGCGGCGGGCGAGGTCGGCAAGGTCGGGGTGGCGATCGACTCCGTCGAGGACATGGAGGTGCTGTTCGGCGGCATCCCGCTGGGCACGGTCTCGACCTCGATGACCATCAACGCGCCGGCGGCGGTGCTGCTGTTGATGTACCAACTCGTGGGCGAGGAACAGGGGATGAGGGGGCATCAGCTCAACGGGACGGTGCAGAACGACGTGTTGAAGGAGTACATCGCGCGGGGGACGTACATCTATCCGCCGCAGCCCTCGCTGCGGCTGACCGCGGACATCTTCCGCTACTGCCGGGCCGAGATCCCCCGTTGGAACACCATCTCGATCTCCGGCTACCACATGGCGGAGGCCGGCGCCTCGCCCGCCCAGGAGATCGCCTTCACCCTGGCCAACGGCATCGCCTACGTCCGCACCGCGCTCGCCGCCGGGATGGACGTCGACGACTTCGCGCCCCGGCTGTCGTTCTTCTTCGTCGCCCGCACCACGCTGCTGGAGGAGGTCGCCAAGTTCCGGGCCGCGCGGCGGATCTGGGCGCGGGTGATGCGGGAGGAGTTCGGGGCGCGCGACCCCAAGTCGCAGATGCTGCGGTTCCACACCCAGACCGCGGGGGTCCAACTGACCGCCCAGCAGCCGGAGGTGAACCTCGCCCGGGTCACCGTCCAGGGGTTGGCCGCGGTGCTCGGCGGCACCCAGTCGCTGCACACCAACTCCTTCGACGAGGCGATCGCGCTGCCGACCGAGAAGGCGGCCCGGCTCGCGCTGCGGACCCAACAGGTGCTCGCGCACGAGACCGACATCACCGCCACCGTCGACCCGTTCGCGGGCTCGTACGCCGTCGAGGCGCTGACCGACGCGATGGAGGAGGCGGTGCTGGCGTTGATGGCGCGGGTCGAGGAGTTCGGCGGGGCGGTCGCCGCCATCGAACGCGGCTTCCAGAAGGACGAGATCGAGCGCAACGCCTACCGGATCGCCCGCGAGACGGACGCCGGCGAGCGGGTGGTGGTCGGCGTCAACCGCTTCCGGACCGACGAGGAGGAGCCCTACGAGCCGCTGCGGGTGGACCCCGCCATCGAGGCGCAGCAGGCCGGGCGGCTGGCGCGGCTGCGCGAGCGCCGCAACCGCACCGCGGTGGCCGCCGCGCTCGGCGCGCTGCGGAAGGCCGCCGAGGGCACGGACAACGTGCTCTACCCGATGCGCGAGGCGCTGCGGGCCCGGGCGACGCTGGGCGAGGTGTGCGATGCGCTGCGGGAGGTCTGGGGGACGTATGTGCCGACGGACGCGTTCTGA
- a CDS encoding FadR/GntR family transcriptional regulator, whose amino-acid sequence MEETGNGEKGLHARVLESLGPAITAGDHPPGTVLRTDELAERFDVSRTVIREAVRVLESMRLVVSRRRVGVTVRPTEEWNVYDPRVIGWRLAGRDRPRQLRSLTVLRSAVEPVAAGLAAAHATPAQCAELTEHAMGMVATSRGQQLDAYLVHDMAFHRVVLSASGNEMFARLADVVAAVLTGRTHHHVMFTDPDPAAVTLHVQVAEAIRTGDAARAEALTREITTGAMAELDVLAP is encoded by the coding sequence ATGGAAGAGACCGGGAACGGGGAGAAGGGGCTGCACGCCCGCGTGCTGGAGTCCCTGGGGCCCGCGATCACCGCGGGCGACCACCCTCCGGGCACCGTTCTGCGCACCGACGAGCTCGCCGAACGGTTCGACGTCTCGCGCACGGTGATCCGCGAGGCCGTCCGGGTCCTGGAGTCGATGCGCCTGGTCGTCTCGCGGCGCCGGGTGGGCGTGACCGTCCGCCCGACCGAGGAGTGGAACGTCTACGACCCGCGGGTGATCGGCTGGCGACTGGCCGGCCGGGACCGCCCCCGGCAGCTCCGCTCGCTGACCGTGCTGCGCTCGGCCGTCGAACCGGTGGCGGCCGGCCTCGCCGCCGCGCACGCCACCCCCGCCCAGTGCGCCGAACTCACCGAGCACGCCATGGGGATGGTGGCCACCTCACGCGGCCAGCAGCTCGACGCCTACCTCGTCCACGACATGGCCTTCCACCGGGTGGTGCTGAGCGCCTCCGGCAACGAGATGTTCGCCCGGCTCGCCGACGTGGTCGCCGCCGTCCTGACCGGCCGCACCCACCACCATGTGATGTTCACCGACCCCGACCCGGCCGCGGTCACCCTGCACGTGCAGGTCGCCGAGGCGATCCGCACCGGGGACGCGGCCCGCGCGGAGGCCCTCACCCGGGAGATCACCACCGGCGCGATGGCCGAACTGGACGTGCTGGCACCGTAG